In the Clupea harengus chromosome 16, Ch_v2.0.2, whole genome shotgun sequence genome, one interval contains:
- the timm22 gene encoding mitochondrial import inner membrane translocase subunit Tim22, producing MAASTSSDESMSSVPTSASTNMGNPTDSFQYSLIMEHLIGDKRPIKDLNPAVMGALPSPHKTDEQKMIERGMESCTFKAVLACVGGFVLGGAFGVFTAGIDTNVGFDPKDPLKTPTAREVLKDMGQRGMSYAKNFAIVGAMFSCTECIIESHRGKSDWKNAVYSGCATGGMIGFRAGLKAGVFGCGGFAAFSAAIEYYLR from the coding sequence ATGGCGGCGTCCACAAGCAGCGATGAATCAATGTCGTCCGTACCAACCTCGGCCTCTACCAATATGGGTAATCCAACTGATAGTTTCCAGTATAGTCTCATAATGGAACATCTTATCGGAGACAAACGGCCCATCAAAGACCTAAATCCGGCCGTAATGGGTGCACTTCCGAGTCCACACAAAACGGACGAGCAGAAGATGATTGAACGAGGAATGGAGAGCTGTACGTTCAAAGCAGTGCTCGCGTGTGTTGGAGGTTTCGTGTTAGGTGGTGCATTTGGTGTTTTCACTGCTGGTATTGACACCAACGTTGGATTTGATCCTAAAGACCCCCTGAAGACACCTACAGCGCGCGAGGTCTTGAAAGATATGGGTCAGAGGGGTATGTCGTACGCCAAGAACTTTGCCATTGTGGGAGCAATGTTTTCTTGCACGGAGTGCATCATTGAATCACACAGAGGCAAATCGGACTGGAAAAATGCCGTATACAGTGGATGTGCTACTGGTGGAATGATTGGATTTCGTGCTGGTTTGAAGGCAGGTGTGTTTGGATGCGGAGGCTTTGCAGCGTTCTCGGCTGCCATCGAGTACTACCTGCGGTGA